A window of Salmo trutta chromosome 31, fSalTru1.1, whole genome shotgun sequence contains these coding sequences:
- the LOC115169491 gene encoding sal-like protein 2 yields MSRRKQKRPQQLMSLLPAASPILEHDDQLAVKSFFFPLTTDSSSSSSSFSPQSYHPPLAQGPNFGGLHTPSLPSEGSPLSRSPCQPTLCPISLADPQSSLSPDFPDPSLSSQTVLSLPDLTSTSPSSQTHPPRSLMASPKLGVSATTTSSSSSSASLCPLPHPGSPSPVPEGPPSPVTPSPSPGTASAPPPRAHLSIAVILEELRVLQQRQIHQMQMTEEICRQVLRLGGASCALEVPQILLPPLPQLCLEGSERTSSPPQPTPTQPPNTVAPLLACFSTLLPPQPASKPSKPSHSLSHVLRPHKPQMEGAGGATGSYLYPGTSVRPSSSSSSSSASSAISTMASSNYPLALSLALPTRFLHEKSPNTTLTSGHGGLSFLTPPLPTTASMAPPSSQEPHLSVSSAGSSSSSLGRLQHACRFCGKLFSSDSSLQIHLRSHTGERPYQCPVCLSRFTTRGNLKVHFLRHREQNPELSLSLLPPSLFGMGMGPVGGSEPQGQPMSSTGLSVSAAQAQRRRKRRAEDDLYGDGMEVDGAGGGFSLGVSPGAPPSSLPLPPSVDLALISTAHSLLRLNQAAAAAASISSAASSLTSSSSSSASSSLASSHLSVPSSAASAIAGFFKGAKQQCFDENTPPHLPMMSHSAYSQLAHLPKLLFPSGSPHHHPALGLFRPPPPAPGSSHLSSTHSQLSFPFSHYPKAQAFTTSSSTPSSDTSKLQRLVEKLEKEPPTSSSWASSSGETSHSSMASAGLFSSGLMGASTSSTYVMASPSSSTHVPTSVSNFTREMVAALGMSANGGSALAGAILPGLGIMSTGSLAPNQCGVCLRVLSCPRALRLHQATHLGERPFPCKLCGRSFSTKGSLRSHLATHRARPPNSRAQNSCPLCQRKFTNALVLQHHIRMHLGGQLPPEGAPESLSEPIAEPDAVSLSQPQPNDTSNVSIESFTAASGSQSKSSAASTHIQTLVGGSAPMSASVTSPACVGEPSRSHSSSPDLIPPSDLSPDPFLNPTSHTPPPGSADPPVLCVSVPSPPPALGDSSSPVSDDKHAELLDTTIDTPASKTSPAHTSSSALKTTPLSSLMMSDCLLGENSLPLDVFYPGPRSNLEDLLSSPTLGAPVAHPSPAPSFTSVLSPEYPKTYLAPTLNPEQPTKPKTPEPTEEDRVETSPPAAPKQAPVLDVDHRMSPLSETTETGNTEAGDVPQKAVAYTRETRLGAHLSSHGKEDGMGGVRERLEGTVPISLAPTLPPPMSRPEKKTYSCVECGKEYASRSGLKGHMKHHGGVVKATRPPVRSGRSASERLPANTPTTSSTPPATRSNVGFWNQYQAFLNTSNDPADDPAQGPTSGSQGEDGEMPRLAESPIRSQLSKESTTGRGSGEGSDEGPTLESM; encoded by the exons ATGACCAGTTGGCAGTGAAGTCATTTTTCTTTCCTTTGACCAcagactcctcctcctcttcatcttccttctctcctcagaGCTACCACCCCCCACTAGCTCAAGGTCCCAACTTTGGGGGGCTTCACACCCCCTCTCTACCAAGCGAGGGCTCCCCCCTCTCCCGCTCCCCCTGCCAGCCCACTCTCTGCCCCATCTCCCTCGCAGACCCCcagtcctccctctcccctgacTTCCCcgatccctccctctcctcccagacagtcctGAGCCTCCCCGACCTCACCTCCACGTCACCTTCCAGTCAGACCCACCCTCCCCGCTCTCTCATGGCCTCTCCCAAGCTAGGCGTGTCAGCCactaccacctcctcctcctcttcatcagccTCCCTCTGCCCCCTGCCCCACCCTGGCAGCCCTAGCCCCGTTCCAGAGGGCCCCCCCAGCCCCGTGACACCCTCCCCAAGCCCGGGCACTGCCTCTGCCCCTCCACCCCGTGCCCACCTTAGCATTGCAGTGATCCTGGAAGAGCTGCGGGTGCTGCAGCAGAGGCAAATCCACCAGATGCAGATGACGGAGGAGATCTGCAGGCAGGTGCTGCGGCTGGGTGGGGCCTCCTGTGCCCTGGAGGTGCCCCAGATCCTCCTGCCTCCTCTgccccagctctgtctggagggcAGTGAGAGGACCTCCAGTCCTCCCCAGCCTACACCCACTCAGCCTCCTAACACTGTAGCCCCTCTCCTGGCCTGCTTCTCCACCCTGCTccctccccagcctgcctccaagcCCTCCAAGCCCAGCCACAGCCTGTCCCATGTCCTGCGTCCACACAAGCCTCAGATGGAGGGTGCAGGAGGGGCTACTGGGTCTTATCTTTACCCTGGGACCAGTGTCcgcccttcctcctcctcttcttcctcctctgccTCGTCTGCCATCTCCACCATGGCTTCCTCCAACTACCCCCTGGCCCTCTCCCTGGCCTTGCCCACTCGTTTTCTCCATGAGaaatcccccaacaccactttaaCCAGTGGCCACGGTGGTCTGTCCTTCCTCACCCCGCCCCTGCCCACCACTGCCTCTATGGCACCCCCCTCCTCTCAGGAGCcccacctgtctgtctcctcagcgGGGTCCTCGTCCTCCTCTCTGGGGCGTCTGCAGCATGCCTGTCGGTTCTGTGGGAAGCTGTTCAGCAGTGACTCGTCCCTGCAGATCCACCTGCGCTCCCACACGGGTGAGAGGCCCTACCAGTGCCCTGTCTGCCTCAGCCGCTTCACCACCCGCGGCAACCTCAAGGTGCACTTCCTCCGCCACCGCGAGCAGAACCCAgagctctcgctctccctcctccccccctccctattTGGAATGGGTATGGGACCAGTGGGGGGGTCTGAGCCCCAGGGTCAGCCAATGAGCAGCACTGGTCTGAGCGTAAGCGCAGCGCAGGCTCAGAGGCGTCGTAAACGGCGAGCTGAGGATGACCTGTATGGAGACGGTATGGAGGTGGATGGTGCCGGAGGGGGCTTTTCTCTGGGGGTGTCCCCCGGTGCTCCCCCCTCTTCACTCCCCCTGCCCCCCAGTGTGGACCTGGCCCTCATCTCCACCGCCCACTCCCTCCTGCGGCTCAACCAAGCCGCTGCTGCAGCTGCCTCCATATCCTCTGCTGCTTCCTCACtcacatcctcttcttcctcctctgcgTCCTCCTCCCTcgcctcctctcacctctctgtcccctcctcggCCGCCTCTGCCATTGCTGGGTTCTTTAAAGGGGCCAAGCAGCAGTGCTTTGATGAGAACACGCCCCCTCACCTTCCCATGATGTCACACTCTGCTTACTCCCAGCTGGCCCACCTCCCTAAACTCCTCTTCCCCTCTGGTTCCCCCCACCATCACCCTGCCTTGGGCCTATTCCGCCCTCCACCCCCTGCTCCAGGCTCttcccacctctcctccacccactctcAGCTCTCCTTCCCCTTCTCCCACTACCCCAAAGCCCAGGCcttcaccacctcctcctccactccctcctcaGACACCTCCAAGCTGCAGCGGCTGGTGGAAAAGTTGGAGAAGGAgcctcccacctcctcttcctgGGCCTCCTCCTCAGGGGAGACCTCTCACAGCAGCATGGCCTCCGCTGGGTTGTTTAGCAGCGGCCTCATGGGTGCTAGTACCTCCAGCACCTACGTGATGGCATCCCCATCATCCTCCACCCACGTCCCCACCTCAGTCTCCAACTTCACCAGAGAGATGGTGGCTGCTCTGGGCATGAGTGCCAACGGGGGCAGCGCTCTGGCAGGCGCCATTCTCCCCGGCCTGGGCATCATGAGCACTGGCTCCCTGGCCCCCAACCAGTGTGGGGTATGTCTACGTGTGCTGAGCTGCCCCAGGGCACTGCGTCTGCACCAGGCCACCCACCTGGGTGAGCGCCCCTTCCCCTGTAAACTGTGTGGACGCTCCTTCTCCACCAAGGGCAGCCTGCGGTCCCACCTGGCCACCCACCGTGCCCGCCCGCCCAACTCCCGCGCCCAAAACTCCTGCCCACTGTGCCAGCGCAAGTTCACCAATGCACTGGTGCTGCAACACCACATCCGCATGCACCTGGGAGGGCAGCTGCCACCGGAGGGCGCTCCGGAGTCTCTGTCAGAGCCAATAGCAGAGCCAGAcgctgtatccctgtcccagcccCAGCCCAATGACACCTCCAATGTTTCTATTGAGAGCTTCACTGCAGCCTCAGGCAGCCAGTCAAAGAGCTCAGCAGCGTCCACCCACATTCAAACCCTAGTAGGAGGCTCTGCCCCCATGTCCGCCAGTGTGACATCACCAGCGTGTGTCGGGGAGCCAAGCAGATCTCACTCCTCCAGCCCCGACCTGATCCCGCCCTCTGACCTCAGCCCTGACCCTTTCCTAAACCCCACCTCACATACCCCTCCGCCTGGCAGCGCCGACCCCCCGGTCCTGTGTGTCAGCGTGCCCTCCCCACCTCCAGCCCTGGGCGATTCAAGCTCCCCAGTCAGTGATGACAAACATGCGGAACTCCTTGATACAACCATTGATACTCCAGCCAGTAAGACAAGCCCTGCTCACACTTCCTCCAGTGCTCTCAAAACCACTCCCTTGTCCAGTCTCATGATGTCAGACTGTCTATTGGGTGAGAATTCCCTTCCTCTCGATGTCTTCTACCCTGGCCCAAGATCAAACCTGGAAGATCTACTGAGCTCTCCAACACTTGGTGCCCCAGTAGCACACCCTAGCCCAGCCCCCTCCTTTACTTCAGTCCTTAGCCCAGAGTACCCTAAAACCTACCTAGCACCCACACTAAACCCTGAACAGCCTACTAAACCCAAAACCCCAGAGCCCACAGAGGAAGACAGGGTTGAAACCTCTCCGCCTGCAGCACCAAAGCAAGCCCCTGTGCTTGATGTGGACCACAGAATGTCACCACTGTCAGAGACTACAGAGACAGGCAACACTGAGGCTGGGGATGTTCCCCAGAAAGCTGTCGCCTACACCAGGGAGACGAGGCTGGGGGCACACCTCAGCTCCCATGGGAAGGAGGATGGGATGGGTGGTGTCAGAGAACGACTGGAAGGCACTGTTCCAATCAGTCTGGCTcccactctcccccctcccatGTCTCGCCCTGAGAAGAAGACCTACAGCTGTGTCGAGTGTGGGAAAGAGTATGCCAGCCGCAGTGGACTGAAG GGACACATGAAGCATCATGGAGGGGTTGTCAAGGCAACACGTCCCCCTGTACGGAGCGGTCGCTCAGCGTCTGAGCGACTTCCTGCTAACACACCTACAACGTCCTCCACCCCGCCAGCCACCAGGAGCAACGTGGGCTTCTGGAACCAGTACCAAGCCTTCCTCAACACCAGCAACGACCCGGCAGACGACCCAGCACAAGGCCCGACCAGTGGCAGCCAAGGAGAGGACGGGGAGATGCCCCGATTGGCTGAATCTCCTATTAGATCCCAACTGTCAAAGGAGTCGACCACTGGGAGGGGCTCAGGGGAGGGATCTGATGAAGGGCCTACTCTAGAGTCAATGTGA